The Ostrinia nubilalis chromosome 11, ilOstNubi1.1, whole genome shotgun sequence genomic sequence taaaaaaatatatttaaaaatataaataagtgaccACGATATCTTTATGTATTACCATATCGAATATTAGGAtccttttttaaaaataaacgaagtggtaatatatctacctttgtttgaataagggttaaaaATAGTGGCGAACAATTTCATTTGAAATTCTCATTTTTCAATCAACCAGTGAAATGATAAGGTCTTCTTTATATCTCTAGCATAATTAAGCGTACGAATTGGCTGATAAGAATTTATCAGCATTCAATTTATTAAAAGATAGTAATCACGTCATTTTAGCGAACTCGAATTGCTCTTGAGGTCATGGAGGAAATGCTAAGCTTATgtttaaccacagaataagtaatagtacaggtacagaaggattactccgcaagacgatttaaataaatgcgagtcttgctacgacgcgatacagtggaattcagctcgcacagcactacgtacctacaattttattcacctacaagttttgtctctttctatcgcgtgcctttgaactcttcttacgctgttagggttgctgtctagtgaaaaaataattaatctacttatttgtaatgaggtacgtatgtaggtaagtatgcattcattatggaaaaccttgagagaggcctttgtccagcagtggacgtcatttggctgaaacgaacgaacgcattctgagcagtagtcatagtaggttaggttcctatactatcctaagaattattgattacctacctacatggccaacatacctttcagcatctttgggaagcgaaaaaaaaagataaatccggtagattacttttcgaatttaaaaacCCGAACGCcatacaatatttctttctctttatgtccatttttaaataatacttcgatcatagaattataatcatactacaacccacgccagcgtcctgacaagcgcgcgtgacactcgactgatataatacccgccggcggggcgcttcgctgtaggtaattatcggatgtaccgcgcggagtgagccaggcctggtttaACGTCATAACATGGTAAATCAAATGCAAATCATAAACATTAGATTGTGATTGAGAGAGCATGTTGCAATGTTTTTGTTTATACATAGTAGGTTGACCTACTCATTGAGTTATTACATAGGTTTAAACTTTAGTGCAGTGTAGTCGTTAAAATATATAGAACTGAGTGATAACAAAAATAGATCGAGAAACTCATGAAccattcaatgtttttatttaggtaaatGATAGGGAATAAAGACTCTTCTTAAGCTCTTCCCTAGCAGAAACTCTATCTATCTaactaatgttatttttatagttttggGATTCTTTACCTCTGATGTTTAAAACACCAAAAGTAAAAGATTGTTTGACTCGTTAAGTCCTATTACATTACATGACACTTTTATCTTGTGGCATAGCGTTCACTTCTGTAAATAAGATAAGCATATTTTGATACTGTATCAAGCGCTGATATGgaacttaaattatttaataatattgagATAATATGGTAGAGGGAGGAGGTCAACTTTAACAGAAGAGTAGTTTTACAACACAAATTGCATTATGGCCCCAAACCTACAAAGCCCTTTCATTGATGGACCCAGATTACCTACTTGGAGAAAGCGTTGGCCTAGTTACATCGACGACATTCTGCATACTGATTCAGAAAAACATATTGACATGCTGTGACAACAATAGAATGACGTAGCCATATCAATCATGGTCAATATCCTAAACCATTAATCGAGGATCCTTTTCAACTTCAAAACATCcaacaaagacctcccccaataatttatacaacaatcggtcctgcgctgccgaATCGACTATAAGGAATTATTAAGGataataatgcccgttttcaccatcaatccctaatttttatgtgacccctatggtaacactaaACAGGAATTAtgatttcataggggtcacttaaaagtaagggattgatagtgaaaacgggcttaAGCCTATTATTTCGTTCATAATACTTTGTAACTTTAAATTGTATGTTAATTTAGTTATACATGGTTTGGTAACCTACCCAAGAAGGCAGAAGCTAGATATTTAAAAGGTTCATAAGATGAAACTAATGGGGATAAGCCATTCATAAAACGGATCTTTGATGATGTTGAAGAAATAAGTGAAGAAGAAATGTCATGCGATGAAAAGACTTAAACCCAAGAAAAAACGAATTTCAATATTCTcccttttgttgcaaaaataactttaaatcaTTTACGGGGTGAAAAGGCAGATcagtttaacaattttttttgttaaaaatctaAGGTGTGATGATAAACTGATGAAGGCTGTAAGATTGTCATTCAACCCAACCAAGTTAGGCTTTATtgcaaactagctttccgcccgcggcttcgcccgcgtggaattttgtctgtcacagaaaaactttatcgcgcgcgtccctgtttcaaaaaccgggataaaaactatcctatgttctttcccgggactcaaactatctctatgccaaatttcatcaaaatcggttgcgaggtttaagcgggaaagcgtaacagacagacagacagacagacagacagagttactttcgcatttataatattagttgggatgtcaTTAATTTATCACATAAAATCTACTCCAAACTTTATAGGCATGGTAGCTAACATGATAAAGTTTTTGAGTACGTTCGAGTAAGTAGATGGGTATTATgtttttctttgataaaacattAAGATACCACTCACGTTCTTACGTGTACCTACCAGTGgatagacacttctcatacaaaaactagtctctatatgtagcaattgatatacaaccttatcccttaagcaataaagtgcattttggattgatttcactatagcaggggaacccgcggatcaataccaccatactaaaaataattgttagtgtccttatgttggtagtattgttagtttgacaaatgaaaaaaaatgtctgtcaattgagtttgagtttttaaccggcgaattgattcgtgtgaagttattttctcagatttggtgcaatattactgtaaataaacttttctgtcgtttacgttgagttgattaagttcctccgtatcgggcgtgataaagtttgctgttcagtgttatgttttttgtgagatagagactcttttaaataagctgtgtttcaacttctacagaagtttaaactcttatttacttttctgtttaatgggtatgttatctacttacttgaaatattacatctattacaaatctatttttcattaaaaacaaccctatgtgatgaaaatgtaaatgtactttcaaaactggtaaatgcatgaaccagggcattgacactggttggagagaaattataggctttgtttaattaatacctatttcattttaggcttctactgataatggagagtagaaacaacaagaagtgcgttatttgtaataagaggcgaagtcgtggtggatcacccttacttttgagtaggtttcctctggattctgaccggtgagtttctaataacactcatttattacaagataattttactgattgtgtaaacttaaaggctgggattaatatttttaatcatacagtaaataaccataaccaatttttaatttcagtattttgtttcgtactctgcaaatgaattgcataacaatactaaaagaaattagttgatgaataaatttcagtttgttattctttttcttttctaataggtatttcttatttcagttgtcgaatgtgggttaaaaatgctggcttagaagacttagcatatgtacctattgaaaagttacaccaactgaagtttgtttgtggtgggcacttcactcctgaatccttcaatgccaaaggaactcggctgaagaactcagctattccaacactggaattgagcaatcccatcttgccagatgaagttttgacagagtttcctcttcatgtaaaagactccaataaagaaaacctcaagacaggtatgatgatgacttcaattattttttttaaatttaatttactatctatcaatttttctttagatgtcttaattaattttctttggtttccaaaacaaaccaaccgaatgcaatttaacaaggttctttctttgtaaccacaaacatgtgttgtatgcttatcaataaataatatataatttcaattattaattatatctatactttgttacagttctttatgatcattcattttgcattccaaagaagtcaaatccagttgaacgaggtatgtttatctaaaattatactaataatataaaaaggaaatatttaattgtttgtttgtatttgatcggctccgtaactcgagccaagatagcctaaagtgcgggttagaaccccacagcttgaatattgtagtaaacccactcgtaacacaatttagcttagaatgtgtgttgagttagagggactttagtaatttgtgtaatacaaattcttcaaaaaaagtaccggaccaatttgaaaaattttaggcaatctacattaattagccaggtcagctagtttaataatatttataagctagtaatttttaatgtgagcaagacatgtactagactgattgtaccctaaagttgggtaagaacatgacattttattacccaattcacatttcattatctgctttcagttccccttacaactacaaccaaacaactaaattcaacatgtttgggagctgtggatataccagattctggtatttctgcgaaaacaacttttgaacctcttccttctacttccaatgcaccagaacatatgacctataaacccattactcatggtaagtgtacaaactaattatttaccttctaaaatatgccttccctcaaactaaagaatgccaccctggatgcgttctgcagtctgcagtcaggtcaaaatgaacttatatgtacaacattctaggtttctgtacattttatattaatgcgatttgaccgtgcggatacgaacaaagaacgcaaagcacacgtgactgattgccttatcacgaccacttacagattgtcttgacatacccgcagaccgcatccagaatgcagaacattaaaacctctaaatgcctttaatttaatattatgtcattgttattgaaggtgggcccacgcttcatattttatgagaagagctatcattatcctgtctttgcatttttttaaaacttgataatgattgattgatttggaaataatatgtttcataaaacaacaaaataaattttaaactaatttgcatatttataatatttcagatgataaaaacatttgccatcaagatgcacaggcagaaatattagtccacagttataaaagacctaagaaaaacattgaaatgaaaggtaagataaaacatacctaatttaaaaaactaagtaaaattgctgattaattaaccaatattcaattcaatttgctttaatgttgttttttttactaatggaaatgtttttattacagacacttcatcaacatttacaattaaagagaagaggctttggcgacagttacaaaatgcaaaaaaaacaataaggaatatagcgaaggtagttgcagaagaacacaacagaaattttttaaatattaaaaaactgaatagtaccattgtaaatccaacattcaaaactaagatgagggtgaagtatgctgcgcatgctctgagtaataccgtggcagctattttaaaaatgatggcatggaaagaagtttctgattgcaatgatacagcatttgtgattgaacagttagataaactatttgattgtacaaatggtccatcatctttaaatgacgtaaagaaagggatccgggaaaatgtttccacatcaagtaatcacattgagtcttggaccttttatactgataagttaaaaaccataaaatttataacagcagaaaacacgatactaaaaaatgttaaatgcgtaaagggatatcaaatatctatcaaatccttaaacgatatttgggaaaagttaaagaatgaagggtttaaatatatgaaccttagacagtttaaccaagactctctggaaaacttatttggaatcattaggcaacacagtgtaaccaatagaaatcccactatcacgcactttactgcagcgcttaaaacaagcatggttactgggctgaaagtgcctcatagcagaagtgctaattgtgaagcagacaacaataaacatatgctggaatataaagacattttaaaaactaatttaaaaacaacagaaataaaaattaatgttcaagattccacagacactgaattttatcctgtgttgtctatcccggaccctgaaaacttagaacagcccattgaaaatttgtgtagccttgaaaaccaaccagtagtatatgtaagcgggtatttagctgccaaactattacagaacagttcttgtttaatttgtgaagagtgtttgagcgtgaaaactcctgttgacaatgactTGTATgtgtcaccggaaaataacaagactcgtaagttgatcaattttctaggtagttgatcaactctcggaaaataataaacggcagttgaaatgtactatttaacgCATTGAATTTTAGCTAATTGGTCAACTTACGGTACCTAGCCGTAACTTAATAATTAACTATATTGCTACAAGTAAAATCATCCACAAATGGGCCAATCGTTGCCCAGTGTACTATTTGACGGTACACTATTATCCGTCACTTAATACACTTTTCTCTGATTGGTCGACAGCATTAATTATAAGCATTTAGCAAGTGTTTATTCATAGAGTTACAAACACTTAGatatgttgttttaatatttatattttagagaTAGGGATATTCAAGTTCGTCTATGCTATATTAGTTaagtaaatgaaaaatgtttaaaaaaataattggagctcagagttttattattgtaagttatattaataataagtattataatcaGTTTAATCAGTCAGTACAATCAGTGGGCTAAGTACagaaaataataagtttatttattttctgtactTAGCCCACTGTAGTACTTTTGTAACTCTGCATCAAAGTGTTCTCGATCGACAAAACTAGTACCTATTGCTTACTGATTGTTCGTTTATTTCTACCACTACAGACTCCATTTATTACATTTCActccatcataaataaaatcacGCGTTATAATAAGAATTATTACcaaacaaaacaacaattgctaattttgctactgtaaataaagaaaaacaagtACGGACTAgatatatttatttacgttTAAACCGGTAATGGCGGCTGCCGGGTGGCGGGGAGCGGTATAAAAGCACGTGACTCTTTTAACCAATCAACGTACACCTTGCCTTTGTCGGATGATTTAACGGCAAGACGCCGTAAATTAATCAACTTACTAAAATACATAcgttaaatagtacatttcaaatgccgtttattattttccgagagttgatcaactacctagaaaattgatcaacttacgagtcttgttattttccggtgacatatgcatatatatctcttcgcgaatggtggcatgataaaaaaagtctcgtttatccaacaattcaattatgtaccaccgtaaatgaagctaaacaattttatcatgaccatattgccgaccagatatatatggaaaatgttggaaaattcattttcttaatgttgagtacaaattgtaattttagttggtttaaatgtcaacaacataataaataaatttatgataagatgtttaaaatattaagttacctttttctaagaaatagttgtaaaatcattaatgacagcttcataaaaagtgaaaacaattttgctgacaaaagtaaaaaagcacagcaacaaagcattgaaaagtaatcttagggctgaggttcgatcagctgataagaaaattaaagatgtttataaataaaaatcctattttttcttagaaaaagttgtgaaaataaaagtttacaaaattatcatttctgtactttgttataattttcaataattcctcatgcctacaactgctatgtcatgttcaatacttattgtaatatacctattttatttcgaaataaataatttacgttacaaaacttcgttttacttacacatagtataaaataaaaatagtaatcattaaaatattgaaggttcctatactagatatcgatatgcaattacaaccctagcaaagtatcgataatcgataagttattacgaacgtcactaatactgtcagaaaataaggcattatgttggtagctccgcctgtagtttgtgcggttggtaaagatttgcgggtcgttctctaaaatgcatatgtgtgcgtgagctcaaaaaatatctatggagtgccgtctcttactcttttatgctctttggtacctacctatgtttaAATTTATTAGATAACCAAGTAGTGATACAAGTCATATCAATGCCAGGGTTTGGGCAATCAGTGGGCTGGGCACCCATGGGGGGGCTTCGCTAAGCTTTGCTGACCTAGGTATGGGAAATGGAAATTATTGATGAGGTAAGGGAGAATGGAAAATATGAATCCAGACAAGCGAATAAGAAAAAGAGATGAAGAACAAAAAAGTCAGAAGAACTTCGTGAGTATAGAGAGAAGTGAAAATTTtgtaagtttaattatttagtcCGAATTTCAGATGCGGGCTAAGTCTGCGTAAAGTATCacgttattttataactacCGAATCAAACTAGGAAACCATTCGTAAGCATCATCATACTACATACCTAGTATGTAATTTGTCAATACAGCTAACGTGCGGAATAATAACgtgaatttatttgttttaattcgTTGGCAATGGCATTGAAAGCCACTCCGAGGAATGTATGAGTGGTAGTAAGTAAACCGGTAACAGCTGAGGTATCTTTGCGGTGAAGAATTATAAGAATTTTTATGTAACAATTAGCGTAGTGGCACCAATGATCGACACTTTAAGGAGATATTGGGCTTCTTATTAAGATTAAAGGTCATTTAGTCATCTTTAAACCAAAAGTAACGATTGAGCATGATAAGGTATATTCTTGAGATAAGAATaggatgtattatttttattaactataCACGGACTAGAAAAAAAtcccaaaaaatgaaaaagcatATAAATCTCCAATCATCGACACCGAATCTCCAGTAATCAACACCCAGTCATCGACAGCTGCCACTTACCGACACCCAGTTATCGACGATCTCCTTTTTTGGCAAGTACTCGACCAGGTTTAGGTCGgaagctctgccagtcctggctggtttactgccggtcgacttagaggtacagaagcgtgcggctatgtacttcgcatcaagggaaaatatacctaacctccgatttcttaaatagccgcgatagttctaaaataagccgattatttgattcccgagaagtcgttgaagaggaattacttaatgaatggcaaaaaagatgggatacgtcagtcaaagggcgTCACTTATATAATTTCTTCCCGAATGAtctctaactaggcgatggttagaaatcgaccattgctcgtcgcagttcctcacgggacatggcaactttaaacataaacttcactaattcaaactagttccgtatcctttttgcgagtgttccactaatgatgtcagtcatgagcagtctgcccatcattattatcttgtgggagtgtgatctttggaaacatgaacgtaattgaatgcttaattcaatacaacgtacctacctacatctgtttccgcaatttattacaccgatcttgtcgcgacaaggaaaaatttccgtgcttttaagcggttttgtgaaaaatattattggcaggtagttgctaattgctcataagataagcccccttaattgatataatttattgtccgtggtgcataatcttttcttaaaggttttgaacctttgtttgtcacctgtcacccgctttgcaatggagggaagtcgaaccttaatttcgaactcctcctatgttcttatgaataatttcgttgcgggtccaatgacagtttaactttcccccgggacaaacttgaccttcattggttgggtttttgtggcggtcaagccgtagatcctggctacacaggagttgcagtggtgggaacgagaggtgggaatagtcccgattttAGTTAAAACTGTGCTCGGccccattatacagggtggaaacgaaaagtgatctcactcgattatttctaaactatctaTACAAGacatcgaaaaactggttattgagcctgaaagtgcttcacgagccctttcaaacggtatcagtaataggttacagaattaactggatctatccgaaaattcaatgttttcaggcttcatactaaatgtatgcaagccacacaatattagaagtgtaaattttttttattcaataataaacacttaaattgaactccaaattgcattcttatttagaaaacattggttttaggctttacttactataatattatcaagacatgagtgccacgactgtggcagtactaaatatatggaagctggtaacattgaattttcgcttagatcaagtttattttgtaacctattattggtaccgttggatagagctcgtgaagcactttcaggatcagtaaccagtttttggatatcttgaatagtttttaatattatgtgtggttttactaaatgtatggaagccggaaacattgaattttcggatagatccagtttatttggtaacctattattggtaccgttggatagagctcgtaaagcactttcaggatcagtaatcagtttttggatatcttgtatagttaagaaataatggagtgagatcacttatcgtttccaccctgtataatatagtGTAACCCATTGTTGTTTTTCCCGAAATTTTATCATGGAGCGTAATCCTACCTAGGTACTCCGAAACGTTTAGCAGCAACTGCAATCTTTTCGCAATTTTAACAGCTTCTACAGCTTTTTCTAACTGCTCGGGAGAATAATTTTTTCTCGAACCAATCATCGACATATATTATTCCCCAATAATCGACACTTGTCGATTACTGGTAGCTCGACTATGAATAGTTTACTTCAAATATCTACTAAATGCGCAAAGTCATAAGAActatattcggttgtcaaatgaaaaatgttccaaaaaattactatCGACACGTGTCGATTATTGGAAAAGTCAGTTTGTGAAAACCAGTGATCGACAC encodes the following:
- the LOC135075931 gene encoding uncharacterized protein LOC135075931, which codes for MESRNNKKCVICNKRRSRGGSPLLLSRFPLDSDRCRMWVKNAGLEDLAYVPIEKLHQLKFVCGGHFTPESFNAKGTRLKNSAIPTLELSNPILPDEVLTEFPLHVKDSNKENLKTVLYDHSFCIPKKSNPVERVPLTTTTKQLNSTCLGAVDIPDSGISAKTTFEPLPSTSNAPEHMTYKPITHDDKNICHQDAQAEILVHSYKRPKKNIEMKDTSSTFTIKEKRLWRQLQNAKKTIRNIAKVVAEEHNRNFLNIKKLNSTIVNPTFKTKMRVKYAAHALSNTVAAILKMMAWKEVSDCNDTAFVIEQLDKLFDCTNGPSSLNDVKKGIRENVSTSSNHIESWTFYTDKLKTIKFITAENTILKNVKCVKGYQISIKSLNDIWEKLKNEGFKYMNLRQFNQDSLENLFGIIRQHSVTNRNPTITHFTAALKTSMVTGLKVPHSRSANCEADNNKHMLEYKDILKTNLKTTEIKINVQDSTDTEFYPVLSIPDPENLEQPIENLCSLENQPVVYVSGYLAAKLLQNSSCLICEECLSVKTPVDNDLYVSPENNKTRKLINFLGS